The following coding sequences are from one Prochlorococcus sp. MIT 1314 window:
- a CDS encoding bifunctional riboflavin kinase/FAD synthetase — protein MISLISPSEVKNPTSIAIGSFDGLHAGHRKLIKSVVEENQYTPTIASFWPHPREVLYKETRLRLDLPDEKLPILEDLGIEQLVLIPFDKELSKLSAESFVGDILINQLQAKNIFVGANFKFGFRRSGDINTIKNMIKGTDIKLKVTPILEDQEGRISSSRIRDLLQKSDLKNAFKILNRPYSFNGKVVKGKGIGKNIGWPTANLEIDGRKFLPGEGVYAAWSTIENSNQKIESIMNLGAQPTINPLLPSAVEVHLINKDIDLYGLNLSVEPVEKLRPQIQFNNIDQLSNQIKKDRDNALKIFKNNKK, from the coding sequence TTGATCTCTTTAATATCGCCATCTGAAGTTAAGAACCCTACTTCAATAGCTATTGGAAGTTTTGATGGCCTACATGCTGGCCACAGAAAATTAATAAAAAGTGTTGTAGAAGAAAATCAATACACCCCCACAATTGCTAGCTTCTGGCCTCACCCCAGAGAAGTTCTATATAAAGAAACACGCCTAAGACTTGATCTCCCGGATGAAAAACTACCTATTCTTGAAGATCTCGGGATTGAACAATTAGTTCTGATTCCTTTTGATAAGGAACTATCTAAACTAAGCGCAGAAAGCTTTGTAGGTGATATTTTGATAAATCAATTACAAGCAAAAAACATTTTTGTTGGTGCTAATTTTAAATTTGGTTTCAGGAGAAGTGGAGATATAAATACTATAAAAAATATGATTAAAGGTACGGATATAAAACTAAAAGTCACTCCAATTTTAGAAGACCAAGAAGGTAGAATCAGCAGCAGTAGAATAAGAGATTTATTACAAAAAAGTGATCTGAAAAATGCTTTCAAAATTCTTAATAGGCCATATAGTTTTAATGGAAAGGTTGTTAAAGGTAAAGGTATTGGTAAAAATATAGGATGGCCCACCGCCAATCTTGAAATAGATGGCAGAAAATTTTTACCTGGAGAAGGAGTCTACGCAGCTTGGTCAACTATAGAAAATTCCAACCAAAAAATTGAATCTATTATGAATCTTGGAGCTCAACCAACAATAAATCCTTTATTGCCATCTGCGGTTGAAGTTCATTTAATTAATAAAGATATCGATCTATATGGTTTAAATCTATCTGTAGAACCAGTTGAAAAGCTTAGACCTCAAATCCAGTTCAATAATATAGATCAACTTTCTAATCAAATTAAAAAAGATAGAGATAATGCCCTAAAAATTTTTAAAAACAACAAAAAATAA
- a CDS encoding DUF3611 family protein: MSDKIDFQSLSFGMRRIGWIRFWTQSILGVVVAAVLLFSNVVNNSEGQLGLTPGLSLTTISLILLLFSLWQGWLIVRTGRAISSNARPSRGQTSKLIKRGLVVDLLGILFGLIGYQALMGALFIQASSQTTGQLITAKSDIPITGLEILSVLSNTQVIAAHFFGLCFSLWLLRRIYK, translated from the coding sequence ATGTCTGACAAAATTGATTTTCAGTCGCTTTCATTTGGAATGCGGCGCATAGGATGGATACGCTTTTGGACTCAATCCATTTTAGGTGTTGTTGTAGCAGCTGTTTTGCTTTTTTCAAATGTTGTAAATAATAGCGAAGGTCAGCTTGGATTAACGCCTGGACTATCACTTACAACAATATCCTTGATCTTACTACTTTTTAGCCTTTGGCAAGGTTGGTTAATAGTTAGAACTGGTAGAGCGATTTCAAGCAATGCAAGACCCTCAAGAGGTCAAACAAGTAAATTAATAAAAAGGGGTTTAGTAGTTGATTTGTTGGGGATTTTGTTTGGATTAATTGGATATCAAGCACTGATGGGGGCCTTATTTATACAGGCATCCTCTCAAACAACTGGACAATTAATAACAGCAAAATCTGATATCCCAATTACTGGGCTTGAGATTTTATCGGTGCTAAGTAATACACAAGTTATTGCTGCTCACTTTTTTGGACTTTGCTTTTCTTTATGGCTTTTAAGAAGGATTTACAAATGA
- a CDS encoding thiamine phosphate synthase, translating to MLNSNTTNAEDLRIYQIIDANLDRAREGLRVLEDWARFGLGKEKYVEKIKNFRQILGKNHLEVYKQSRNHVEDKCKGLIHQEQINRKTSEQIISSNSGRVQEALRVIEEFSRLNNHELSKIASEIRYEIYTIEIDLLSLSKCKKSEEILKKNDLYVITDQRENLLEIIEEILIAGVRIIQHRFKTGTDKDHLQEAIQIKNLCKRYNSLFIVNDRLDIALASNADGIHLGQDDLDLKTARKLLGYSKIIGITANNEIDISNALKGGCDYIGIGPVFETATKKDKKPIGIDNIKTLTKDLHIPWFAIGGIKSNNISYLKRNGLKKVALVSQLMNSEDPKEDAIMILKELSHEN from the coding sequence ATGCTAAATTCCAATACTACAAACGCTGAAGATTTAAGAATTTATCAAATTATTGATGCTAATTTAGACAGAGCTAGAGAAGGATTAAGAGTACTAGAGGATTGGGCTAGATTTGGTCTAGGCAAAGAAAAATATGTTGAAAAGATTAAAAATTTTAGACAAATTTTAGGAAAAAATCATTTAGAAGTTTATAAACAATCTAGAAATCATGTTGAGGACAAATGCAAAGGATTGATTCATCAAGAGCAAATCAACAGAAAAACCTCCGAGCAAATTATAAGTTCTAATTCAGGCAGAGTTCAAGAAGCATTAAGAGTCATAGAAGAATTCTCAAGGCTAAATAATCATGAGCTTTCAAAAATCGCTTCGGAAATTAGATATGAAATTTATACTATAGAAATCGACTTATTAAGTTTAAGCAAGTGTAAGAAGTCGGAGGAAATATTAAAAAAAAATGACTTATATGTAATAACAGATCAAAGGGAAAACTTATTAGAAATAATAGAAGAGATTTTAATCGCAGGAGTAAGAATTATTCAACATAGATTTAAAACGGGAACTGATAAAGACCATCTACAAGAGGCAATTCAGATTAAAAATTTATGTAAAAGATATAATTCATTGTTTATCGTTAACGACAGACTTGATATAGCTCTAGCATCAAACGCAGATGGTATTCATCTCGGGCAAGATGATTTAGACTTAAAAACCGCAAGAAAATTATTAGGATACTCAAAAATTATTGGTATAACCGCAAATAATGAAATTGATATTTCTAATGCTCTAAAGGGGGGGTGTGATTACATAGGGATAGGACCAGTATTTGAAACTGCAACAAAAAAGGACAAAAAACCTATAGGTATTGACAATATCAAAACTTTAACAAAAGATTTACATATTCCTTGGTTTGCTATCGGAGGAATTAAGTCAAATAATATTTCATATTTAAAAAGAAATGGGTTAAAAAAAGTTGCCTTAGTTTCGCAATTAATGAATTCTGAAGATCCTAAAGAAGACGCTATTATGATTCTAAAAGAATTGTCTCATGAAAATTAA
- the era gene encoding GTPase Era encodes MTNYRSGFVTLLGRPNVGKSTLINKLIGKKITITSPIAQTTRNKLKGILTTNNGQIIFVDTPGVHKPHHRLGEILVKNAKSAINGVDIVIFVIDSSEEPGRGDEYILNFLIANKTEFIVALNKWDLVNKEFRDLRLDQYRKFFGINRNFQIVSASQGEGCSELVDMALNFLPEGPKLYGEETICDQPLDNLLSDLVREQVLINTREEVPHSVAVKIEKIEEMKRKNGKSFTAILATIIVERSTQKGILIGKKGSMLKIIGQSARSNMSKLIDGPVHLELFVKVVPNWRKKESRLIEFGYEEDL; translated from the coding sequence TTGACCAATTATAGATCTGGGTTTGTAACTTTACTAGGAAGACCAAATGTGGGTAAATCTACTTTAATAAATAAATTGATTGGAAAAAAAATAACAATTACTTCTCCAATAGCGCAAACTACTAGAAACAAATTAAAAGGAATACTAACAACAAACAATGGACAAATAATTTTTGTCGATACACCAGGAGTGCATAAACCTCATCATCGCCTTGGAGAGATATTAGTAAAAAATGCAAAATCTGCAATTAATGGGGTTGATATTGTAATTTTTGTAATTGATTCAAGTGAAGAACCTGGTAGAGGTGATGAATATATATTGAACTTTTTAATCGCAAATAAAACTGAGTTTATTGTTGCATTAAATAAGTGGGATTTGGTTAATAAAGAATTTAGGGATTTACGATTAGATCAATATAGAAAATTTTTTGGAATTAATAGAAATTTTCAAATTGTAAGTGCTTCTCAAGGAGAAGGATGTTCTGAACTAGTAGATATGGCACTTAATTTTCTTCCTGAGGGACCAAAACTTTATGGCGAAGAGACGATTTGCGACCAGCCATTAGATAATTTATTATCTGATTTAGTAAGAGAGCAGGTATTAATAAATACAAGAGAAGAAGTACCTCATAGTGTTGCAGTAAAGATAGAAAAAATAGAGGAAATGAAAAGAAAAAATGGCAAAAGTTTTACAGCTATTTTGGCTACCATTATTGTTGAAAGATCAACTCAAAAAGGAATTCTTATTGGAAAGAAAGGTTCAATGTTAAAAATTATAGGTCAGTCAGCAAGATCAAATATGTCAAAATTAATTGATGGTCCAGTTCACCTGGAGTTGTTTGTGAAAGTTGTTCCAAATTGGAGAAAAAAAGAATCAAGGTTAATTGAGTTTGGTTATGAGGAAGATTTATAG
- a CDS encoding TIGR03792 family protein, whose product MKLNVNLKKKIQRFCLVLICLVVLNFQSDFPNLQALPMDNYQDEMVIEELRLKVPAEVRVAWLNAEKEIWEPWLSSQDGFLGRQLFWDKEKEEALILVNWESKKLWKSIPMSEVNVVQQKFENNVKAALNVGENPFELIYEGELDKQR is encoded by the coding sequence ATGAAATTAAATGTAAATTTGAAAAAAAAAATTCAAAGATTTTGTTTAGTATTAATTTGCTTGGTAGTTTTAAATTTTCAATCTGATTTTCCTAATTTACAGGCTCTTCCTATGGACAATTATCAAGATGAAATGGTTATAGAGGAATTAAGACTTAAAGTTCCTGCCGAGGTAAGAGTAGCATGGTTGAATGCTGAAAAAGAAATATGGGAGCCATGGTTATCTTCTCAAGATGGTTTTTTGGGGAGACAATTATTTTGGGATAAAGAAAAAGAAGAAGCTTTAATATTGGTGAATTGGGAAAGTAAGAAATTATGGAAAAGCATACCGATGTCAGAAGTAAATGTAGTCCAACAAAAATTCGAAAATAATGTTAAAGCTGCCCTAAATGTAGGAGAAAATCCGTTTGAATTAATTTATGAGGGAGAGTTAGATAAACAAAGATGA
- the larB gene encoding nickel pincer cofactor biosynthesis protein LarB — protein MNFDIKFDFQRRERLGLIEAIWGQDKNNDQLKRLSEIVLSKNEVVFITRINNEKANYLLDLYDDARFYEEANCLIIGKNLNKINTNKKVAIISGGSSDLAVTLEAQLTLEIYGVNFQSFIDVGVAGLHRLMSQIEEINKYDVLIVCAGMEGALATVVGGLLAQPIIAVPVSVGYGVSKDGQTALNSMLSSCSPGISVMNIDNGYGAAMAALRIIKSIS, from the coding sequence ATGAATTTTGATATCAAGTTTGATTTTCAAAGAAGAGAGAGGCTTGGACTCATTGAGGCTATTTGGGGACAAGATAAGAATAATGATCAATTAAAGAGATTATCTGAAATTGTATTAAGTAAAAATGAGGTTGTTTTTATTACTAGAATTAATAATGAAAAGGCAAATTATCTTTTAGATTTGTATGATGATGCACGATTTTATGAAGAAGCAAATTGCTTAATAATCGGGAAAAATCTGAATAAAATAAATACTAATAAAAAAGTTGCCATAATTTCAGGAGGCTCAAGTGATTTGGCCGTAACACTTGAAGCACAATTAACCCTTGAAATTTATGGAGTGAATTTTCAATCTTTTATAGATGTTGGAGTAGCCGGACTTCATCGATTAATGAGTCAGATAGAAGAAATTAATAAATATGATGTATTAATAGTATGTGCTGGAATGGAAGGAGCTTTGGCAACAGTTGTGGGAGGATTGTTGGCACAACCAATAATCGCAGTACCTGTCTCAGTTGGCTACGGCGTTAGCAAGGATGGACAAACTGCTTTAAATAGTATGTTGTCAAGTTGTTCTCCAGGTATCTCAGTTATGAATATAGATAATGGATATGGAGCCGCAATGGCGGCTCTGAGGATTATTAAAAGTATTTCCTAA
- the trmD gene encoding tRNA (guanosine(37)-N1)-methyltransferase TrmD, with translation MSSFNFDVITLFPKAFELINNLGVITRALDKNLIDVNLHDLREYGEGSYRQVDDKPYGGGAGMVLKPEPIYKAYESIRKSPKSKTLLMTPQGKVLKQNDLARWSTMDQIIIICGQYEGFDERIRCLADEEISIGDYVLSGGEIPAISIINGLTRLLPGTLGDPDSLVDESHNSSLLEYPQYTRPLTFKDMKVPDILVSGNHEEIKSWRRRKSIERTFERRSDLIANENYKKSPQSKRIIKEYNQFMKFRIGNGYDIHRLVEDRDLIIGGVKLHHPKNLGLDGHSDADVLSHSIMDALLGALSLGDIGKHFPPSDEKWKNADSLFLLSKVIYLIRQDGWEINNIDSVLVAERPKIMPHIKLMKKNISEILNIDENLIGIKATTNEKLGPEGREEGISCHSVVLLQKK, from the coding sequence ATGAGTAGTTTTAATTTTGATGTGATTACATTGTTCCCCAAAGCTTTTGAATTAATAAATAATTTAGGGGTCATAACAAGAGCTCTAGATAAGAATTTGATTGATGTAAATTTACATGATTTAAGAGAATATGGAGAAGGTTCTTACAGACAAGTAGACGATAAGCCTTATGGAGGGGGAGCAGGTATGGTACTAAAACCTGAACCTATTTATAAGGCATATGAATCAATTAGAAAATCACCTAAAAGTAAAACTTTGTTGATGACCCCACAGGGTAAAGTCTTAAAGCAAAATGATCTTGCGAGATGGTCCACTATGGATCAAATAATAATTATTTGTGGTCAATATGAAGGGTTTGATGAAAGGATTAGATGTTTAGCTGATGAAGAGATATCGATAGGCGATTATGTACTTTCTGGAGGTGAAATACCAGCTATATCAATAATTAACGGTTTGACTAGATTATTACCAGGAACTCTTGGTGATCCAGACTCCTTAGTGGATGAGAGTCATAATTCTTCTTTATTAGAATATCCACAATACACGAGGCCGTTAACTTTTAAAGATATGAAAGTGCCAGATATTTTAGTGAGCGGCAATCATGAAGAGATTAAATCTTGGAGAAGACGAAAAAGTATTGAAAGAACATTTGAGAGAAGAAGTGACTTAATTGCAAATGAAAACTACAAAAAATCCCCACAAAGTAAGAGAATAATAAAAGAATATAATCAATTCATGAAATTTAGAATAGGTAATGGATACGATATTCACAGACTAGTAGAGGATAGAGATTTAATTATTGGAGGTGTAAAATTGCATCACCCAAAAAATTTAGGGTTGGATGGTCATAGTGATGCTGATGTTTTAAGTCACTCAATAATGGATGCATTATTGGGAGCACTTTCGCTCGGCGACATAGGAAAGCATTTCCCCCCATCTGATGAAAAATGGAAAAATGCTGATAGCTTGTTTTTGTTATCAAAAGTAATTTACTTGATAAGACAAGATGGTTGGGAAATAAATAATATTGATAGTGTTCTAGTCGCTGAAAGGCCAAAAATCATGCCACATATCAAACTAATGAAAAAAAACATTTCTGAGATATTAAATATTGATGAAAATTTAATTGGTATTAAAGCAACTACTAATGAAAAATTGGGTCCTGAAGGGAGAGAAGAGGGTATAAGTTGCCATTCAGTAGTGCTGCTTCAGAAAAAATGA
- the cbiT gene encoding precorrin-6Y C5,15-methyltransferase (decarboxylating) subunit CbiT, translated as MTEIKRIIHVIGINSFEFKDLPLKLQNLFIETVNIAAPNSYFEKIKLWSKNNSEQKKSFFASKSNNELINWLRFQKTDVILISRGDPLWFGIGRILLENFSKDELRFYPSITCIQLAFSKLKIPWQDTINVSIHGRDSTKLIEALKTKPSNLAVITDSNKKSLEIIQNNLSELNLIDFYDFWLCEEIGFDTENIRKLNLKKSLPTNISSLNIAVLTKTKKKPTNNLPLFGISDIVFKTFEDRPNLLTKREVRVQILADLELPNNGVIWDVGAGCGSIGLEALKLRPNLDLFCIDKRIGSKALILENSKRLGVKPKFIFEEDINNTLNTRNFSSFEKPNRLVIGGCNKKTKLQIIHKLSDYMSIGDIIIIPIIDIQTIEVLKGTLEDNNFKTSLNLIQTYKSLTIAEGIRLEPNNPVFVLKGKK; from the coding sequence ATGACTGAAATAAAAAGAATAATACATGTAATAGGGATTAATTCATTTGAATTTAAAGATTTACCTTTAAAATTACAAAATTTATTTATAGAAACAGTTAATATTGCAGCTCCTAATTCATATTTCGAAAAAATTAAATTATGGAGCAAAAATAATTCTGAACAAAAGAAATCATTCTTTGCAAGCAAAAGTAATAATGAACTAATTAACTGGCTTAGATTTCAAAAAACTGATGTAATTTTAATTTCAAGAGGAGATCCTCTTTGGTTTGGGATTGGGAGAATACTCCTAGAAAACTTTTCAAAAGATGAGCTAAGATTCTACCCCTCAATTACTTGCATACAATTGGCATTTAGTAAGTTAAAGATCCCATGGCAAGACACTATTAATGTGAGTATTCACGGCAGAGATTCAACCAAGTTAATTGAGGCTCTTAAAACTAAGCCCTCAAATCTTGCCGTTATTACAGATTCAAATAAAAAAAGTTTAGAAATAATCCAAAATAACTTGTCAGAATTAAATCTGATTGACTTTTATGATTTTTGGCTTTGTGAAGAAATAGGTTTTGACACTGAAAATATAAGGAAACTAAATCTTAAAAAGTCATTACCCACTAACATATCGAGTTTAAACATTGCTGTACTAACAAAAACAAAGAAAAAACCCACTAATAATCTCCCCCTTTTCGGAATTAGTGACATTGTTTTTAAAACTTTTGAAGATAGACCAAATTTATTAACTAAAAGGGAGGTACGTGTTCAAATATTAGCTGATCTAGAGCTTCCAAATAATGGTGTTATTTGGGATGTAGGAGCAGGTTGTGGATCAATAGGTTTAGAGGCATTAAAACTAAGACCTAATTTAGATTTATTTTGTATTGATAAAAGAATTGGATCAAAAGCATTAATACTAGAAAACTCAAAAAGACTGGGAGTTAAACCAAAATTTATTTTTGAGGAAGACATAAATAATACCTTAAACACGAGGAATTTTAGTTCTTTTGAAAAACCTAATAGATTAGTAATTGGAGGATGTAATAAAAAAACTAAACTTCAAATTATTCATAAACTATCCGATTATATGAGTATTGGAGATATTATCATCATTCCAATAATAGATATTCAAACGATAGAAGTATTGAAAGGAACGTTAGAAGATAATAATTTTAAAACATCTTTAAATTTAATTCAGACTTACAAAAGCTTAACTATCGCAGAGGGAATTAGATTAGAACCAAATAATCCTGTTTTTGTATTAAAAGGGAAAAAATAA
- the thiS gene encoding sulfur carrier protein ThiS, whose product MKIKVNGEEKKIELDQENALLSTALNLMGYKPNTIVVELNNLIINSIKWGKVKLKDGDNLEIVSIVGGG is encoded by the coding sequence ATGAAAATTAAAGTAAATGGAGAAGAAAAAAAAATAGAACTTGATCAAGAAAATGCTCTACTATCTACAGCTCTAAATTTAATGGGATACAAACCCAACACAATTGTCGTAGAGTTAAATAATTTAATTATTAATTCAATTAAATGGGGAAAAGTGAAACTTAAAGATGGTGATAATTTAGAAATCGTTTCAATAGTTGGTGGTGGTTAA
- the pheS gene encoding phenylalanine--tRNA ligase subunit alpha translates to MSEIESLSQIEEKLNNLSLTAKNNIDKANTHQELDQLRVSLLGKKGDLSIILKTMSQLSATDRPVVGQKANVIKINLQDSIIERKNQLNSEALDQKIKNEKIDVTIPSTGTPPGNKHPLISTQDEIIDIFCGLGYSVESGPEIETDFYNFESLNIPKNHPARDMQDTFYLDENRLLRTHTSPVQIRYLENNPPPVRIIAPGRVYRRDAVDATHSPVFNQVEVLCIDQDINFSHLRGTVLTFLKTFFGDIPVRFRASYFPFTEPSAEVDVQWKGKWLEVMGCGMVDPKVLEKLGIDSEKWTGFAAGLGVERFCMVRHQIDDIRKFYTNDLRFLEQF, encoded by the coding sequence GTGAGTGAAATTGAATCATTAAGTCAAATTGAGGAAAAATTAAATAATCTTTCTCTTACAGCAAAAAATAATATAGATAAAGCTAATACTCATCAAGAACTGGATCAATTGAGAGTTTCCCTACTAGGAAAAAAAGGCGATCTGTCAATTATTTTGAAAACAATGAGTCAATTATCTGCTACTGATAGACCAGTTGTTGGCCAGAAGGCAAATGTAATCAAGATAAATTTGCAAGACTCAATCATTGAGAGAAAAAATCAGTTAAATAGTGAAGCCTTAGATCAAAAGATTAAAAACGAAAAAATTGATGTAACTATTCCTTCAACTGGAACCCCCCCTGGGAATAAACATCCCTTAATTTCAACCCAAGATGAGATCATAGATATTTTTTGTGGATTGGGATACTCAGTTGAAAGTGGTCCTGAAATAGAAACTGATTTTTATAATTTTGAGTCTCTCAATATACCTAAAAATCATCCTGCAAGAGATATGCAGGATACTTTCTATTTAGATGAAAATCGACTTTTGAGGACCCATACTTCTCCTGTTCAGATAAGATACTTGGAAAATAATCCACCCCCTGTAAGAATTATTGCCCCAGGTCGAGTTTATAGGAGGGATGCTGTAGATGCTACACACTCGCCTGTATTTAATCAGGTTGAGGTTTTATGTATCGATCAAGATATTAATTTTAGTCACCTAAGAGGAACGGTTCTTACTTTTCTAAAGACCTTTTTCGGAGATATTCCTGTAAGGTTTAGAGCTAGTTATTTCCCATTTACGGAGCCTTCTGCAGAAGTAGATGTTCAATGGAAAGGTAAATGGCTAGAAGTAATGGGATGCGGAATGGTAGATCCTAAGGTTTTAGAAAAATTAGGAATAGATTCTGAGAAATGGACTGGGTTCGCCGCTGGATTAGGAGTTGAAAGATTTTGTATGGTTAGACATCAAATTGATGATATCAGAAAATTTTATACAAATGATCTTAGATTTTTAGAGCAGTTCTAA
- a CDS encoding NAD(+) kinase, with protein MVRKAGLIVNDGKELAVCTASSVQEKLEKSNYEVVRVSSSGGMVGFANPDQHVRPLGYSNCVPEGFDSSMEFAIVLGGDGTVLSAARQTAPAKIPILTINTGHLGFLAEAYLSNLNEAIDKLIIGNWDIEERTCFIVSVMRNDQRRWESLCLNEMALHREPLTSMCHFEISIGRHAPVDISADGVILSTPTGSTAYSLSAGGPVITPDCPVVQLTPIAPHSLASRALVFNDSEPVTVFPATPERLVMVVDGNAGCYIWPEDRVLIRKSKHSVKFVRLEDHEFFQVLRNKLGWGLPHVAKPNK; from the coding sequence TTGGTACGTAAAGCAGGACTTATAGTTAATGATGGTAAAGAACTGGCAGTTTGTACTGCAAGTTCTGTACAGGAAAAATTGGAAAAATCCAATTATGAGGTCGTAAGAGTCAGTAGCTCTGGTGGGATGGTGGGATTTGCCAATCCTGATCAACATGTTCGTCCACTAGGATATTCGAATTGCGTTCCTGAGGGGTTTGACTCATCAATGGAATTTGCAATTGTTCTTGGTGGAGATGGAACTGTGCTTTCTGCAGCAAGACAAACGGCACCAGCAAAAATCCCAATCCTCACAATAAATACTGGGCATTTAGGATTTCTCGCAGAGGCTTATTTATCTAACTTAAATGAAGCTATTGATAAACTTATTATTGGAAATTGGGATATTGAGGAAAGAACTTGCTTTATAGTTAGTGTAATGAGGAATGATCAGAGGAGATGGGAGTCTCTTTGTCTTAATGAGATGGCACTACATAGAGAACCTCTCACAAGTATGTGTCATTTTGAAATTTCTATAGGGCGTCATGCTCCTGTTGATATTTCAGCTGATGGAGTGATTTTATCTACTCCAACTGGCTCTACTGCATATTCTCTAAGTGCTGGAGGACCAGTTATTACACCAGATTGCCCAGTTGTGCAATTAACTCCAATTGCTCCCCACTCATTGGCATCGAGGGCACTGGTTTTTAATGATTCAGAGCCAGTAACTGTTTTCCCAGCAACTCCTGAAAGATTAGTAATGGTTGTTGATGGAAATGCTGGTTGTTATATTTGGCCTGAAGATAGAGTTTTGATAAGAAAAAGTAAACACTCAGTAAAGTTTGTAAGACTTGAAGATCATGAATTTTTCCAGGTTTTAAGAAATAAACTTGGTTGGGGATTACCCCACGTGGCAAAACCCAACAAATAA
- the surE gene encoding 5'/3'-nucleotidase SurE: MEPLNILISNDDGVFAEGIRALAKSAQKRGHKVTVVCPDQERSATGHGLTLQSPLRVERADELFGEGIEAWGCSGTPADCVKLALSELLENKPDLILSGINHGPNLGTDIFCSGTVAAAMEGTLENVPSMAISVASFKWKNFEFAGEIAINIAEQAIKDSWPPSLLLNLNIPPCEKTKIKELAWTRLSIRKYKNQFSKREDPRGDVYYWLAGEVVLDLKSKGYGPKNWPSDVSQIQENKISLTPVEPDLFWRGGLEFLPKINNSFVNPS, encoded by the coding sequence ATGGAACCTTTAAATATATTAATTAGTAATGATGATGGTGTTTTTGCAGAGGGGATAAGAGCTTTAGCAAAATCAGCACAAAAAAGAGGACATAAGGTAACAGTTGTATGTCCTGACCAAGAAAGATCAGCGACTGGTCATGGTCTTACTTTGCAATCTCCACTAAGAGTGGAAAGAGCGGACGAATTATTTGGAGAAGGGATTGAAGCTTGGGGATGTTCTGGCACCCCCGCTGATTGCGTCAAATTAGCACTTTCTGAATTATTAGAAAATAAACCTGACTTAATCCTCTCTGGGATAAATCACGGACCAAATTTAGGGACAGATATTTTTTGTTCAGGCACAGTTGCTGCAGCAATGGAAGGGACTTTAGAGAATGTACCCTCTATGGCAATAAGTGTTGCGAGTTTTAAATGGAAGAATTTTGAATTTGCTGGAGAAATTGCAATAAATATCGCCGAACAAGCAATTAAAGATAGTTGGCCGCCTTCACTACTCTTAAATCTTAATATCCCGCCCTGTGAGAAAACTAAAATAAAAGAATTAGCGTGGACAAGATTATCAATCAGAAAATATAAAAATCAATTTTCTAAACGTGAAGATCCAAGGGGCGATGTTTATTATTGGTTAGCAGGTGAGGTTGTTTTAGATCTTAAATCAAAAGGTTATGGTCCAAAGAATTGGCCAAGTGACGTATCTCAAATACAAGAAAATAAAATATCACTTACACCTGTCGAACCAGATTTATTTTGGAGAGGTGGTTTAGAGTTTTTGCCTAAAATCAATAATTCATTTGTAAATCCTTCTTAA